Genomic DNA from Niallia circulans:
GCTGCAAAACAAGCGAAAATTGATCCTAATATAAGCTTTTTTGTTTTTGTATGTTTAGTAAAGAAGGTTTGTTGAGCTAACTGGACATCGGTGGAAATAGCCTTGAATAAATACATTCTTTCACCTCATTTTTAACGCTTCCTTAAAGTATATAGAAGCGGGGATGTTAATATTAATAAAACCAAGCAAGCCTTAACCGGACTGCTTGGTTTTATTTTATTTATACAGGCTCTTGTCGGAATCAACCATCATAGGATGTTTGTTAAGGGAAGTCACCGTGAAAAGAGGAATGTTATGAATTATTATGATCGAACCGTTAGTAATCAGCCTAGTGTTATTTCATTTGCACGAGGGGATGTAACAGGTGATAGAGTACCTGATAATGTCTACTTAACAGGAGTAAAAACTTCGACTAGTCCTTTTGTCCAGAATATTACTCTTCATATTCAAAACGGGAAAACTGGAAATATACAAAGTGTGCCACTTAATGAAAACGCCGGTTATAATCCTACTATTTTTTTAGGTGATTTTACTGGAAATGGCGCAGACGATATTTTCATAAGTATTGCGACCGGGGGCAGCGGCGGAATAATGTATCATTATATTTATTCTTTTATGGGAAATACAGTAAAGTTAGTATTTGATGCCAATGTAT
This window encodes:
- a CDS encoding VCBS repeat-containing protein, with product MNYYDRTVSNQPSVISFARGDVTGDRVPDNVYLTGVKTSTSPFVQNITLHIQNGKTGNIQSVPLNENAGYNPTIFLGDFTGNGADDIFISIATGGSGGIMYHYIYSFMGNTVKLVFDANVYNEQYQYEVTYQDNYKVKVVSKINNKIYIIDISGRDADYLNEIYEQNGRLKSPITGFVNPLSGLYPVDFDSNGVYELLAYQKVAGRYNADSLGYVLNTLGWSDNRFLLQNQYVAVFGY